TAACTGTATCGGTAACAATCATTCATTGCATTGAGGACTGATTGTGGTTTTTGGGCAGAGGCTCCACTGTCAAGATAAGCTAATCGCTTTCCATAAACATTACGGTGCAAAAGAGGAAAATCACGTCGAATTTTTTCTACATTATAATTTAATGTTTGGACGTTATTTTCCATTTTTTCCACCTTAAACATTTTTGTCTAACCACTTGCCAATGATATTTTCCAAAATAGTTTGAATATTATACTGCTTGATGTCATCAAGCAGCTCAGAGACAAATCCTTTAATTAAAAGTGCACGAGCAGTTTTAAAAGGGACACCACGCGCCATGAGATAAAAAAGATGATCATGATTAATATTGGCAATTGTTGCACCATGGCCACACGCAACATTATCAGCAAAAATTTCTAGTTCAGGCTTTGCATAAAATTCTGCATCATCTGAAAGAATGAGACTATTACAGGCCATGTGCGCATCTGTTTTTTGAGCCTTTTGAGCAACACGTATTATTCCCTGAAATACACCAACTGCCTTATTCGTAACCACATTGCGTATAATTTCGGTTGAAGTTGATTTTTCTTCAACGTGACGAACACTCATCGTAAGATCGCTGTGTGTCTGTCCAGAAAGCAAATTTATTACTCGTAATTGAAAATCAGATTTTTCTCCTTGTAATTCAACATCAATTTCCTGACGATTAAGTTGACTGCCTATATTAATTACATAAAGTGACAATTTAGCGCTTGGGCCAAGGACAGCCCGAAACCTAGCAAATTGTGTAGAATAGAAACCACGATCCCGAATAAGAATCCATGTAACATCGCTATAAGCCGCAATATCTAATGAAAATATCGAACTGACAAAGGTTTCTCTATCATTGCCAATCTGATGTTCAACAAATACAGCTTGACTGTTTTTACCCATTTTTATGTCTGAAAAAATATGAGATTGTCCACCCATTTGAATATTTTGTAATTCAATAGGAATATTTAATTTTGTATTTTCAGGAACGCGAAAAAGCCAACCATCCGTAACAAAAGCCGTATTTAATTGTCCAATAAAATCTTCATCAGAAATTATTTGATCTATTTTTATAGAATTTTCTTTTAATGCATCTACAAGACGTTTTGCTGTAATATTTTCTACCTTTGACTGGGTAGCTGTTTTTCCATTCTTAATAGAAAAAACAGCACTTTTTGAAAGTAATGCATTGACAAATTCCTCATCATTTACTTTTGAAAAATCATTCACAGACTTCAATAATGTACGCAGGTTAGTATAATGCCAACTTTCAATTTTACGTGAAGGAAGTCGTTCTGTTTTAAACAATTCAATAGCTTTTTTGCGAACAGCCTGCACTACTCTATCGCCAGGTAAAGAGCTCATACATTGATTGAAATTATTGATAATCTCTTTTTCAGCTGCCAACAATTCTTGCTGTGAGTTCATATTCATATTCAATGGCCTCAAGCCGCTTCATTGATAATGTCAGAATATCCATTTTGTTCTAAATAAAGCGCTAATGATTTATCTCCGCTTTTAATAACACGTCCTTTATAAAGAACATGTACCGTATCAGGAATAATATAATTAAGCAGGCGTTGGTAGTGCGTAATAACCAAAAATGAACGCTTTGAATCACGGAGTTTATTAACACCATCTGCAACAATTTTTAGTGCATCAACATCTAAACCAGAATCCGTTTCATCTAAAATGCAAAGTTTAGGTTCAAGAAGCGCCATTTGCAAAATTTCAGCGCGTTTTTTTTCTCCACCTGAAAAACCTACATTTAATGGACGTTTTAACATATTCATATCTATTTTAAGTTTGGAAGAAGTTTCTTTAACACATTTTATAAATTCAGGAATTTTAAGTTCTTCATTACCACGCGCTTTGCGTTGAGAATTCATCGCAACTTTTAAAAATTCCATCATTGACACTCCAGGTATTTCCATTGGATATTGAAATGCAAGAAAAACGCCATATACAGCACGCTCTGCTGGATCTATTTCTAAAAGTGACTTTCCATTATAAAGGATATCGCCTTCTATCACTTCATAATCATCACGACCAGCAAGCAAATAAGACAAGGTAGATTTTCCTGCCCCATTCTGTCCCATAATAGCAGCAACTTCACCATCTTGAACAGTCAAGTTCAAACCACGAATAACTTCTGTATCGGTCCCAACAATACGGGCACGCAAATTTTTTATCTCTAACATAATTTAATCCTGCTGTTTTGCCTCAAATGCGCTATTTACCTAAAACAATTATCCCACACTACCTTCAAGGCTAATACCAATGAGCTTCTGTGCTTCAACAACAAATTCCATTGGAAGTTTTTGAATGACCTCTTTTACAAAACCATTCACAATTAAGGCGATAGCTTCTTCTTCAGGAATTCCCCGCTGCATAACATAAAAAAGCTGGTCATCAGAAATTTTTGATGTCGTTGCTTCATGTTCAAACTGAGCTGTCGCATTTTTTGCTTCAATGTAAGGCACTGTATGGGCACCACAATCATTGCCGATTAACAAACTATCACATTGCGTAAAATTACGCGCATTCTGCGCTTTTCTATGTGCTATAACTTGTCCCCGATAAGTGTTATTTGCAAAACCAGCAGAAATTCCTTTGGAAACAATACGACTTGATGTATTTTTCCCTAAATGAACCATTTTTGTACCGGAATCAATTTGTTGGTAACCATTTGCAACAGCAATAGAATGAAACTCTCCACGTGAATTATCACCACGCAGTAAGCAAGACGGATATTTCCAAGTAATCGCAGAACCGGTCTCAATCTGTGTCCATGAAATTTTAGAATTATCGCCCCGACAATCTCCGCGCTTTGTAACAAAATTATAAATACCACCCTTTCCATCTTTATCGCCAGGGTACCAATTTTGTACTGTAGAATACTTAATTTCTGCATTTTTGAGCGCAACAAGCTCAACAACAGCAGCATGAAGCTGGTTTTCATCACGTTGAGGTGCTGTACACCCTTCAAGATAAGAAACGTAAGAATTTTCATCTGCAATAATCAATGTTCGCTCAAATTGGCCTGTATTGCGTTCATTAATCCTAAAATAGGTTGAAAGCTCCATAGGACAACGAACCCCTTTGGGAATATAAACAAATGAGCCATCTGTGAAGACAGCTGCATTTAAGGCAGCATAAAAATTATCACCCGCTGGCACAACTGTTCCTAAATATTCCTTAATAAGAGTAGGATGTTCGATAATCGCTTCTGAAATAGAGCAAAAAATAACACCAGCACGTGCTAACTCTTTTTTAAATGTTGTCACAACAGAAACAGAATCAAAGACCGCATCAACAGCCACGTGTCCTGATGCATAAATCCTATCATCAAAAGTAGAGAGGTCGGACTGTTTTCTCACCCCTGCCAAAATCTCTTGCTCTTTGAGAGGAATGCCAAGTTTTTCATATGTTGCCAACAATTCAGGATCCACTTCCTCCAAAGATTTTGGTCCTGTATGATTTTTAGGAGCAGCATAATAATGAAGCCCCTGAAAATCAATTTGGGGGTATTCAACACGTGCCCAATCAGGCTCTTGCATTATCAACCAACGGTGAAAAGCTTGTAAACGCCATGTTAGCATCCATTCAGGCTCACGTTTTTTAGCAGAAATAAATCTGATGATATCTTCGTTTAAACCTTTTGGAGCTTTCTCTGTTTTAATTTTTGTTTCGAAACCGTATTTATATTGATCAACACCTATTTCATGTACCTGGCGTATTGTTTCTTGTACTGCCGGCATAAACTTTCTCCATTCTTTTTCGCATCGAGAATCGGTGACTAAAGGTCTTGTTTTTAAAAGCTTGAAGCAAGCAATCCATTTTCTAGGCTATATGCAAAGTGGGAAAATTTCAATCACGCTTATTTTATTTTTAAAATAATTCTAATTCTTATAAATTTTACCTCTCTCTCTTATTTACAATTTGAGAAAAAAACAATAAAAAATCATCAATGCTTTTAGAAGTTGTACACCGTCCTGTTGAAATGCGAATTGCACCATTTGGAACATGATATCCCATTGCTTCCAAGACATGGCTTTGTTTTACTTTTCCCGAAGAACAAGCAGAACCTGCTGATACAGAAAACCCTGCAAGATCAAAACCAATTTGCATAGTTTCAGCTTTTATATTTCGCACAGCAAAATAAGTGGTATTTGGCAATCGCTGAACTCTTTTGCCAAAAATTTCAATATCATGACTTATTTTCTGTAGTCCATCTTCTAATTTATTGCGTAAATGCATTAACTGCTTTATTTCCTCTTGCGTGAAGCAATCAGCCATTGCTGCCCCAAAAGCAGCAATAAGCGGTAACGCTTCTGTTCCTCCACGCAAACCTTTTTCTTGTCCCCCTCCAACAATAAGAGGATCTGGCATGAGAAGGTTACCACATGAAACAAAAGCACCAATTCCTTTAGGTCCACCAATTTTATGTGCAGACAATATAAAAAAATCTCCCCCCATCTGATTAATATCAACAAAATTTTTGTCTACATATTGCGTCAAATCAACAATAAGAATGCCCCCAGCATTCCGAACGATAGCAGCTATTTCTTTTATTTTTTGGATAACACCAGTTTCACTATTTGCGGCTTGAATAGCAACAAGAGGGAGCCCTTTTGTGTTATCATGAGCTGTTAAGAGAGCTGTTAAGCGATCTTGTTGAATAAGACCATCTCGATCAACAGAAACTACGCTTGTCAGCTCTTTAGAAAAACGTCCTCCTTCTGCAATAGATGGATGTTCAGTCGCCCCAATGTAAAGGTGAGAAAATCTAACCTGTGAACTCCCCATATTATAAAAGGGTGTTAATAAGGTCATTGCTGCTTCACTCGCACCAGATGTAAATACAACATGATCTGGCTTTGTACTGAGCCTCTCAGCAATTTGCCGACGCGCTTTTTGCAATAAAGCTTTAGCAGCACGTCCTTCCGTATGGACTGATGATGGATTACCAAATATCTTTAGAGATTCCAATAATGCCATCCGTGCCATTTTTGTGAGCGGTGTTGTCGCGTTATGATCAAAATACCGGCGTTTTACAACCATTTTACATCGCAATCATTAATCTTTAAGAATTGATTTTAAAAAAAGTCGTGCAATTTTCTTGAAAAATGCACTCAAAACAGAATATCTAACGGTTCATGAAAATAAATAATCATGTAAAAATAGAATAAGCTAAGGTTCATGAAAGCCTTCATAGCATTTAAGGAGCATTTAATGCCAGAAATTATTTTTAACGGTCCCGCAGGTCGGCTTGAAGGACGTTATCAACCTTCACAACAAAAAAATGCACCAATTGCAATTATTTTGCATCCTCATCCACAATTTGGTGGAACAATGAACAATAAAATTGTTTATGATCTATTCTACATGTTTCAACAACGTGGCTTTACGACATTGCGTTTTAACTTTCGTGGTATTGGTCGCAGTCAGGGTGAATTTGATTATGGAATAGGAGAACTTTCAGATGCCGCTGCTGCACTCGACTGGGTGCAAACACAGCATCCTGATTCTAAAAATTGCTGGGTAGCGGGATATTCATTTGGTGCCTGGATTGGTATGCAACTCTTAATGCGCAGACCAGAAATTGAGAGTTTTATATCCGTTGCTCCTCAACCTAATATTTATGACTTTTCATTTCTTGCTCCTTGTCCCTCCTCTGGACTCATAATTCATGGTGATATCGATAAGGTCGCTCCCCCCAAAGATGTTCAAACACTTGTAGATAAGTTGAAAATGCAAAAAGGCATCATCATTACACAAGAAATACTGGAAGGTGCTAATCACTTTTTTAGCGGGTGCACTCAAGAACTTATTGAACGATGTGCACAATATTTGGATAATCATATGACAAATGAATTTCTCATTCCTTCATCTGAAATACTTTCACTTACTTAAAAATGCTGGAAATTTATAAAAAATGAAAAAAACATTCCGATAACAAATATGCCGCTTGTTTTTTAATGCTTTTTATAGCTTTCCTTCATATTACTTGCGTTTAAGGATAAAGAAAACATATCTTTTCATATCAAGGATAACACTTCTCCCTAGAGAATCCAAGTAAGATAGGCTCTGTGTTATTTTTCTCTAGCAATGTTTCGTTCTCTTGTGAAAGATGTACCATTTATGCTAGAGAGAGCTCATTAAAGGTCTATTATAAACAAATACAATATTCATCAGGAAATAAAATCCGTGCTTGCCTTTAAATCTGATTTTTTACACATTATGAGTGAACGTGGTTTTATCCACCAAATTTCGGATGAAAAAGGCTTAGATGCTCTTTTTTCAAAAGAAGTTGTAAGCGCCTATATTGGATTTGATCCTACAGCGTCGAGTCTCCATGCCGGAAGTCTTCTTCAAATTATGATGCTTCATTGGTTACAAAAAACCGGTCATCGGCCCATTGCTTTGATGGGTGGAGGAACAGGATTGATCGGTGATCCTTCCTTCAAGGACGAAGCGCGACCCCTTCTGACACAAGATGATATTGCTACAAACATCGCTAGTATTAAAAAGGTATTTGCTAACTATTTAACATTCGGTGAGAAAGAAACCGACGCATGTATCATCAATAATGCTGAATGGTTGTGCAAGTTAAATTACTTGGAATTTTTGCGTGATGTAGGAAAACATTTTTCCATTAACCGTATGTTGTCATTTGATTCTGTCAGACTCAGACTTGAACGCGAACATTCTTTATCATTCCTAGAATTTAATTATATGATCCTACAAGCGTATGATTTTGTTGAGCTTTATAAGCGTTATGGGCTCCGTATGCAAATGGGTGGCTCTGATCAATGGGGCAATATTATCAACGGAATCGAGTTAGGACACCGCTTAGGAACGCCACAGTTATATGCATTTACTTCACCATTGCTGACAACTTCTTCCGGTGCAAAAATGGGTAAGTCGTTGAACGGAGCTGTATGGCTTAATGCCGATATGCTTTCACCTTATCAATTCTGGCAATATTGGCGCAACACAGAAGATTCTGATGTTACAAGATTTTTAAAGCTTTATACCACACTACCAATGGATGAGATTCTCAAACTTTCTGCATTACAAGGGACTGAAATTAATGAAGCAAAGAAAATTCTTGCAACAGAAATTACAGCAATGTTACACGGACGCGATCTTGCGAATACAGCAGCAAAAACTGCTCGTAAAACTTTTGAAGAAAAAACATTCGGAGAAAATCTTCCAACTATCGAAATCAACGCTTCAGACTTAAAAACGGGTACTGGATTGTTGGCTCTTCTAGTACAAGCAGGATTAGCAAAATCGAACAGTGAAGCACGGCGACATATTCAAGGGGGAGGTATCCGTGTCAATGATCAAATTGTTGAGGATGAAACATGTCTTATTCTTGAAGAAGATATTAATGCACAAGGAATAATTAAACTTTCCTTCGGTAAGAAAAAACATGTTTTGATAAAACCGCTATAATCTATTTATGATTTTTTGTTCCCATTTTATATTTGTCTGGCGCACAATGCTTATACTTCTCATGCTGATCTTATTTTCTCCATTCAATTCTTATAATATAATGCGCTCTGTACAACTATAAAAATTCTTCGAAATAATTATCCCTTAGAGAGTTGAAGCATTATTTCTATGCTTTATTCTTGTGCTCAATGATTATATGTATTCTCATACGCAATGCTGACGCAAAAAAGAAAGGCACAACAATGACAAGACAGATGAAAGGCACTTCCGCTCCTGATTTTGATTTGCCACGCGATGGTGGGGGCCGTTTATGTCTTTCTGATCTTCAAGGAAAGCCTATTGTTTTATATTTTTACCCGAAGGATGACACCAGTGGGTGCACAAGTGAAGCAATTGATTTTACGCGACTAAAGAGAAAATTTGATGAAATCGGAGTTGTTATTATTGGGATATCTCCAGACAATATCGATAAACATAATAAATTCAAAACAAAGCACGGAATCGATATTATCCTTGTTTCCGATGAAGAAAAAACGACACTTCAGGCTTATGGTGTTTGGGTTGAAAAAAGCATGTATGGGCGCAAATATATGGGGGTTGAACGAAGCACTTTTTTGATTGATTCAACTGGAACAATATTGGAAGAATGGCGCAAAGTTAGCGTATCTGGACACGCCGAAAATGTTTTAGCTTGCTGCTACACTTTTTATCGTAATAGCTCATAACTCATAAACTTAATGGAATGGAGCAATGTGTCTATAAAATGCAAAAATTATCCTACCAAATTAGCTTTTTTGCTAAGGGATAAATCTGTGCCTAACGGAATAAAATTAACGGACCAAGAAATAAGCCTGCACAGCTTGAGAAATATTGTTATGATCAATCAATATCTTCAATTTCTTGATCTTTTCCGTAAATGCGTTGGGCAAGTGCTGCCTCTATAAACGTATCCAAGTTGCCATTCAGTACCGATTGTGGATCAGTATTTTCAACGCCTGT
This genomic window from Bartonella quintana contains:
- a CDS encoding alpha/beta hydrolase encodes the protein MPEIIFNGPAGRLEGRYQPSQQKNAPIAIILHPHPQFGGTMNNKIVYDLFYMFQQRGFTTLRFNFRGIGRSQGEFDYGIGELSDAAAALDWVQTQHPDSKNCWVAGYSFGAWIGMQLLMRRPEIESFISVAPQPNIYDFSFLAPCPSSGLIIHGDIDKVAPPKDVQTLVDKLKMQKGIIITQEILEGANHFFSGCTQELIERCAQYLDNHMTNEFLIPSSEILSLT
- the sufB gene encoding Fe-S cluster assembly protein SufB, with protein sequence MPAVQETIRQVHEIGVDQYKYGFETKIKTEKAPKGLNEDIIRFISAKKREPEWMLTWRLQAFHRWLIMQEPDWARVEYPQIDFQGLHYYAAPKNHTGPKSLEEVDPELLATYEKLGIPLKEQEILAGVRKQSDLSTFDDRIYASGHVAVDAVFDSVSVVTTFKKELARAGVIFCSISEAIIEHPTLIKEYLGTVVPAGDNFYAALNAAVFTDGSFVYIPKGVRCPMELSTYFRINERNTGQFERTLIIADENSYVSYLEGCTAPQRDENQLHAAVVELVALKNAEIKYSTVQNWYPGDKDGKGGIYNFVTKRGDCRGDNSKISWTQIETGSAITWKYPSCLLRGDNSRGEFHSIAVANGYQQIDSGTKMVHLGKNTSSRIVSKGISAGFANNTYRGQVIAHRKAQNARNFTQCDSLLIGNDCGAHTVPYIEAKNATAQFEHEATTSKISDDQLFYVMQRGIPEEEAIALIVNGFVKEVIQKLPMEFVVEAQKLIGISLEGSVG
- the tyrS gene encoding tyrosine--tRNA ligase encodes the protein MLAFKSDFLHIMSERGFIHQISDEKGLDALFSKEVVSAYIGFDPTASSLHAGSLLQIMMLHWLQKTGHRPIALMGGGTGLIGDPSFKDEARPLLTQDDIATNIASIKKVFANYLTFGEKETDACIINNAEWLCKLNYLEFLRDVGKHFSINRMLSFDSVRLRLEREHSLSFLEFNYMILQAYDFVELYKRYGLRMQMGGSDQWGNIINGIELGHRLGTPQLYAFTSPLLTTSSGAKMGKSLNGAVWLNADMLSPYQFWQYWRNTEDSDVTRFLKLYTTLPMDEILKLSALQGTEINEAKKILATEITAMLHGRDLANTAAKTARKTFEEKTFGENLPTIEINASDLKTGTGLLALLVQAGLAKSNSEARRHIQGGGIRVNDQIVEDETCLILEEDINAQGIIKLSFGKKKHVLIKPL
- the sufC gene encoding Fe-S cluster assembly ATPase SufC, whose amino-acid sequence is MLEIKNLRARIVGTDTEVIRGLNLTVQDGEVAAIMGQNGAGKSTLSYLLAGRDDYEVIEGDILYNGKSLLEIDPAERAVYGVFLAFQYPMEIPGVSMMEFLKVAMNSQRKARGNEELKIPEFIKCVKETSSKLKIDMNMLKRPLNVGFSGGEKKRAEILQMALLEPKLCILDETDSGLDVDALKIVADGVNKLRDSKRSFLVITHYQRLLNYIIPDTVHVLYKGRVIKSGDKSLALYLEQNGYSDIINEAA
- the sufD gene encoding Fe-S cluster assembly protein SufD; the encoded protein is MNMNSQQELLAAEKEIINNFNQCMSSLPGDRVVQAVRKKAIELFKTERLPSRKIESWHYTNLRTLLKSVNDFSKVNDEEFVNALLSKSAVFSIKNGKTATQSKVENITAKRLVDALKENSIKIDQIISDEDFIGQLNTAFVTDGWLFRVPENTKLNIPIELQNIQMGGQSHIFSDIKMGKNSQAVFVEHQIGNDRETFVSSIFSLDIAAYSDVTWILIRDRGFYSTQFARFRAVLGPSAKLSLYVINIGSQLNRQEIDVELQGEKSDFQLRVINLLSGQTHSDLTMSVRHVEEKSTSTEIIRNVVTNKAVGVFQGIIRVAQKAQKTDAHMACNSLILSDDAEFYAKPELEIFADNVACGHGATIANINHDHLFYLMARGVPFKTARALLIKGFVSELLDDIKQYNIQTILENIIGKWLDKNV
- a CDS encoding cysteine desulfurase family protein, with the translated sequence MVVKRRYFDHNATTPLTKMARMALLESLKIFGNPSSVHTEGRAAKALLQKARRQIAERLSTKPDHVVFTSGASEAAMTLLTPFYNMGSSQVRFSHLYIGATEHPSIAEGGRFSKELTSVVSVDRDGLIQQDRLTALLTAHDNTKGLPLVAIQAANSETGVIQKIKEIAAIVRNAGGILIVDLTQYVDKNFVDINQMGGDFFILSAHKIGGPKGIGAFVSCGNLLMPDPLIVGGGQEKGLRGGTEALPLIAAFGAAMADCFTQEEIKQLMHLRNKLEDGLQKISHDIEIFGKRVQRLPNTTYFAVRNIKAETMQIGFDLAGFSVSAGSACSSGKVKQSHVLEAMGYHVPNGAIRISTGRCTTSKSIDDFLLFFSQIVNKRER
- a CDS encoding peroxiredoxin, with the protein product MTRQMKGTSAPDFDLPRDGGGRLCLSDLQGKPIVLYFYPKDDTSGCTSEAIDFTRLKRKFDEIGVVIIGISPDNIDKHNKFKTKHGIDIILVSDEEKTTLQAYGVWVEKSMYGRKYMGVERSTFLIDSTGTILEEWRKVSVSGHAENVLACCYTFYRNSS